One window of Roseisolibacter agri genomic DNA carries:
- a CDS encoding TolC family protein, with the protein MSLALIPWPRRGRAATVSLLAFGTAGVSACATTPPRRVDHVAATPAAPGAVWTPSAPAQAPLAAARSAPPLDVPTAGMTLADVLALALQNSPQTRASWAEARSAAATLGAARGRWLPTLSADVVGGPARAISANPARLPAQRTTVTPSLSLQYLLFDFGGRAGATSAAREALYAADFTHNATLQGVVLQAEQAYFQFQAGTGLVAAARATVETARANLAAAARRHEVGVATIADVLQARTALAQAQLAYQDADADAQAARASVAVAMGLPANAPFAIAPDSGATPVQAIAADVDALIAQAVRGRPDLAAAEALARQREAQVRVARAAQWPGVTVGGAAGRSFSNAEALSGRTYGLTVGLSVPLFNGQQRQYDVVAASEDAVAAGARAERLRLETIAQVFTSYHALRTATQRVGTSAELLASATQSEQVARGRYAEGVGSILDLLTAQTALADARAQAVLARWQWYASLAQLSRDTGVLGPTGETRLPLTSVPSRDSDR; encoded by the coding sequence ATGTCCCTGGCTCTGATTCCGTGGCCACGCCGGGGGCGTGCGGCCACGGTCTCGCTCCTCGCGTTCGGGACCGCTGGCGTCTCCGCCTGCGCCACCACGCCGCCGCGGCGCGTCGACCACGTCGCCGCCACGCCGGCCGCGCCCGGCGCGGTGTGGACGCCGTCCGCGCCCGCGCAGGCGCCGCTCGCCGCCGCCCGGTCGGCGCCGCCGCTCGACGTGCCGACCGCCGGCATGACGCTGGCCGACGTGCTCGCGCTCGCGCTCCAGAACAGCCCCCAGACCCGCGCCTCGTGGGCCGAGGCCCGCTCGGCCGCCGCGACGCTGGGGGCGGCGCGTGGGCGGTGGCTGCCGACGCTCAGCGCCGACGTCGTCGGCGGACCGGCGCGCGCCATCAGCGCCAACCCCGCGCGCCTCCCGGCGCAGCGCACCACCGTCACGCCGTCGCTGTCGCTGCAGTACCTGCTGTTCGACTTCGGCGGGCGCGCGGGCGCCACCAGCGCGGCGCGCGAGGCGCTCTACGCCGCCGACTTCACGCACAACGCGACGCTGCAGGGCGTCGTGCTGCAGGCCGAGCAGGCGTACTTCCAGTTCCAGGCGGGCACGGGGCTCGTCGCGGCCGCGCGCGCGACGGTCGAGACGGCGCGCGCCAACCTCGCCGCCGCCGCGCGGCGCCACGAGGTGGGCGTCGCGACCATCGCCGACGTGCTGCAGGCGCGCACCGCGCTGGCGCAGGCGCAGCTCGCGTATCAGGACGCGGACGCCGACGCGCAGGCCGCGCGCGCGTCGGTCGCGGTGGCGATGGGGCTGCCCGCCAACGCGCCCTTCGCGATCGCGCCCGACAGCGGCGCCACGCCCGTGCAGGCGATCGCCGCCGACGTGGACGCGCTGATCGCGCAGGCGGTGCGCGGCCGCCCCGACCTCGCGGCGGCCGAGGCGCTGGCGCGGCAGCGCGAGGCGCAGGTGCGCGTCGCGCGCGCGGCGCAGTGGCCGGGCGTCACGGTCGGCGGCGCGGCGGGCCGCAGCTTCTCGAACGCGGAGGCGCTGTCGGGCCGCACCTATGGCCTCACGGTTGGTCTCTCAGTGCCACTGTTCAACGGCCAGCAGCGCCAGTACGACGTCGTGGCCGCGAGCGAGGACGCCGTCGCCGCCGGTGCGCGCGCCGAGCGGCTGCGGCTGGAGACGATCGCGCAGGTGTTCACGTCGTACCACGCGCTGCGCACCGCGACGCAGCGCGTCGGCACGTCGGCCGAGCTGCTGGCCAGCGCGACGCAGTCCGAGCAGGTGGCGCGCGGCCGCTACGCCGAGGGCGTGGGCAGCATCCTCGACCTGCTGACGGCGCAGACCGCGCTCGCCGATGCGCGCGCGCAGGCCGTCCTGGCGCGCTGGCAGTGGTACGCGTCGCTCGCCCAGCTCTCGCGCGACACCGGCGTCCTCGGCCCCACGGGCGAGACGCGCCTGCCGCTCACCTCCGTTCCGTCCCGCGACTCCGACCGATGA
- a CDS encoding S41 family peptidase: MPQPTSPRRPWSRHSRTTRAVGAAAVLLVAAAACEGADPLDPIGGGGPSPTVAMSAAAATYLKNALDFTQEVFLYRSRINWTQLRAAATDSAKGAQTTAQTYPGIRTAVRLLNDRHSAFWEPAVAPGRVDAPPTNPLYQTAGATKGKLAYLYISPFTGKNPVGRADSILTTVRQLDQAGPCGWILDVRNNLGGYWAAMIAGINPILGDGRFLGIEDADKNRVYFTTSGASVSIVQDAPYDSLEVLRASSSYRLRKPGSPVAILQGDLTSSAGEMIVLAFKGPGKPPSRSFGDWTGGYTTGPYGVYLPPDSAFLNITATVMFDRNQKVYGDSIAPEQAVVGPNQVNVPGSDDPVMAAATAWLMARPECANAADQPALARIPSATPTGRPGFARSAPRLDELQAGQRLPVSPIFGGSRRLAPATH, from the coding sequence ATGCCCCAGCCCACGTCCCCGCGCCGCCCCTGGTCGCGCCATTCGCGCACCACGCGCGCCGTCGGCGCCGCCGCCGTCCTCCTGGTCGCCGCGGCCGCCTGCGAGGGCGCCGACCCGCTCGACCCGATCGGCGGCGGCGGGCCCTCGCCCACGGTCGCCATGTCGGCGGCCGCCGCGACCTACCTGAAGAACGCGCTCGACTTCACGCAGGAGGTCTTCCTCTACCGGAGCCGCATCAACTGGACGCAGCTCCGGGCCGCGGCGACCGACTCGGCCAAGGGCGCGCAGACGACGGCCCAGACCTACCCGGGCATCCGCACCGCGGTGCGCCTGCTGAACGACCGGCACAGCGCCTTCTGGGAGCCGGCCGTGGCCCCGGGCCGCGTGGACGCGCCGCCGACCAACCCGCTCTACCAGACCGCCGGCGCCACGAAGGGGAAGCTCGCCTACCTCTACATCTCGCCCTTCACGGGCAAGAACCCGGTCGGCCGCGCCGACTCGATCCTGACGACCGTGCGGCAGCTCGACCAGGCGGGCCCGTGCGGCTGGATCCTCGACGTCCGCAACAACCTGGGCGGCTACTGGGCGGCGATGATCGCCGGCATCAACCCGATCCTGGGCGACGGGCGCTTCCTGGGCATCGAGGACGCGGACAAGAACCGCGTCTACTTCACGACCAGCGGGGCCAGCGTCTCGATCGTGCAGGACGCGCCGTACGACTCGCTCGAGGTGCTCCGCGCCAGCAGCAGCTACCGGCTGCGGAAGCCGGGCTCCCCGGTCGCGATCCTCCAGGGCGACCTGACGTCCAGCGCGGGCGAGATGATCGTCCTCGCCTTCAAGGGCCCGGGGAAGCCGCCGTCGCGGTCGTTCGGCGACTGGACCGGTGGCTACACGACCGGCCCCTACGGCGTCTACCTGCCGCCCGACAGCGCGTTCCTCAACATCACGGCGACCGTGATGTTCGACCGCAACCAGAAGGTCTACGGCGACTCGATCGCGCCGGAGCAGGCGGTGGTCGGGCCGAATCAGGTCAACGTGCCCGGCTCCGACGACCCGGTGATGGCGGCGGCCACGGCGTGGCTGATGGCTCGTCCCGAGTGCGCCAACGCGGCCGACCAGCCGGCGCTCGCCCGCATCCCGTCCGCGACGCCGACGGGCCGCCCCGGCTTCGCCCGGTCGGCCCCCAGGCTGGACGAGCTGCAGGCCGGCCAGCGGCTCCCGGTGAGCCCGATCTTCGGCGGCAGCCGGCGACTCGCGCCGGCCACGCACTGA
- the fliQ gene encoding flagellar biosynthesis protein FliQ gives MSHQLVVDLARNAIMLALLIAGPMLVVALGIGLIISVIQAVTQIQEQTLSFVPKLIAVAATFLIALPWTLQLMIKYTTELYRSLPSLVS, from the coding sequence GTGAGCCACCAGCTCGTCGTCGACCTCGCCCGCAACGCCATCATGCTCGCCCTGCTCATCGCCGGGCCGATGCTGGTCGTCGCCCTCGGGATCGGGCTCATCATCAGCGTCATCCAGGCGGTGACGCAGATCCAGGAGCAGACGCTGTCGTTCGTCCCGAAGCTGATCGCGGTGGCCGCGACCTTCCTGATCGCGCTGCCCTGGACGCTCCAGCTGATGATCAAGTACACGACCGAGCTGTACCGGTCGCTCCCGTCCCTGGTCTCCTGA